In the genome of uncultured Pseudomonas sp., the window AAACGCTATGCTAGCTTGGCGCCTCGCTAGGAACGTCGCATAACGCCTGAGCGCCACGAATAACAAGAGGACACCCCATGGCCGAGGCCACGCCTGCGCTGGAAATTCGCGACCTGCATAAACGCTACGGCGACCTTGAGGTGCTTAAAGGCATCTCGCTCACCGCTCGCGATGGCGATGTGATTTCCATCCTCGGCTCCTCCGGTTCCGGCAAATCGACTTTTCTGCGCTGCATCAATTTGCTGGAAAACCCGCACAAGGGTCAGATCATCGTCGCCGGCGAAGAGCTCAAGCTCAAAGCGGCGAAAAATGGCGAGCTGGTTGCCGCTGACAGCCGACAGATCAATCGCTTGCGCAGCGAGATCGGCTTTGTCTTCCAGAACTTCAACCTGTGGCCGCACATGAGCGTGCTCGATAACATTATCGAAGCCCCGCGCCGCGTGCTCGGCCAGAGCAAGGCCGAAGCCATAGAGGTGGCCGAAGCGCTGCTGACCAAAGTCGGCATCGCCGACAAGCGCCACGTTTACCCCAATCAGCTTTCCGGCGGCCAGCAGCAGCGCGCAGCGATTGCCCGCACTCTGGCCATGCAGCCGAAAGTCATTCTGTTCGATGAGCCCACTTCGGCTCTCGACCCGGAAATGGTACAAGAAGTGCTTAATGTGATCCGCGCACTCGCCGATGAAGGCCGCACCATGTTGTTGGTGACCCATGAAATGGGCTTTGCCCGTCAGGTCTCCAGCGAGGTGGTGTTTCTGCATCAGGGCCTGGTTGAAGAGCAAGGCTCTCCGGAGCAAGTGTTCGACAACCCGAACTCGGCGCGCTGCAAACAATTCATGTCCAGTAATCACTGAAAACACGGAGCAACTACGCATGCAGAACTATAAGAAGATCCTGCTGGCCGCAGCCGCCACCCTGGCCTTCGGCACCAGCGCCGTCGCTGCTGACAAATTGAAACTGGGTACCGAAGGCGCTTACCCGCCGTTCAACCTGATCGACGCCAGTGGCCAGGTCGGCGGTTTCGACGTAGAAATCGGCCAGGCCCTGTGCGCCAAAATGAAGACCGAGTGCGAAGTCGTCACCTCCGACTGGGACGGCATCATCCCGGCGCTCAACGCGAAGAAGTTCGACTTCCTGATCGCCTCCATGTCGATCACCGACGAGCGCAAAGCGGCAGTCGACTTCACCGAGCCCTACTACACCAACAAACTGCAGTTTATCGCCCCGAAAGGCAGCGATTTCAAAACTGACAAAGCCAGCCTGCAAAACAAAATCATCGGCGCCCAGCGCGCCACCATCGCCGGCACCTGGCTGGAAGACAACCTCGATGGCGTGGTCGATATCAAGCTGTACGACACCCAGGAAAACGCCTACCTCGACCTCACCTCGGGTCGCCTTGATGGCGTACTGGCTGACACCTTCGTCAACTGGGAGTGGCTGAAGAGCGATGCCGGCAAAGGCTTCGAATTCAAAGGCGACCCGGTATTCGATAACGACAAGATCGGCATTGCCGTGCGCAAAGGCGACGCCCTGCGCGAAAAGCTGAACACCGCCCTGGCCGAGATTGTGGCTGACGGCACCTACAAGAAGATTAACGACAAGTACTTCCCGTTCAGCATCTACTAAGCCGCCGGCACTGCGTCGCCCCGTGGGCGACGCAGGCTTCTGAGCCCCTATGACCTTCGATCTCTACGGATTCGGCCCAGCCTTGGCTGCTGGCACCCTGATGACCATCAAGCTGGCGCTCAGCGCGCTGTGCCTGGGTCTGGTGCTCGGCTTGCTCGGCGCATTGGCCAAGACTTCCCCGTACAAGCCGCTGCAATGGCTTGGCGGAACTTACTCGACCATCGTGCGCGGCATTCCCGAGCTGCTCTGGGTGCTGCTGATTTATTTCGGCACCGTGCAGCTGATGCGCAACCTGGCGGACCTGCTCGGCATCGAAAGCCTTGAGCTAAATGCCTTCGCCGCCGGCACCATCGCCCTGGGTATCTGCTTCGGCGCCTACGCCACCGAGGTATTTCGCGGCGCAATCCTGGCGATCCCCAAAGGCCACCGCGAAGCGGGCCAAGCGCTGGGCATGTCCAAACCACGGATATTCTGGCGACTGATCCTGCCGCAGATGTGGCGCATCTCCCTGCCCGGCCTGGGCAACCTGTTTATGATCCTGATGAAGGACACCGCTCTGGTCTCGGTAATCGGCCTGGAAGAAATCATGCGCCGCTCACAAATTGCCGTGACCTCAAGCAAAGAGCCGTTCACCTTCTATCTCGTTGCAGCCTTTATCTACCTGAGCCTGACAGTCTTGGCGATGATCGGCATGCACCTGATGGAAAAACGCGCCAGCCGTGGCTTTGTCAGGAGCGCCTCATGAACTGGGACGTGATTATCAAGTGGCTGCCCCGCCTCACCGAAGGCGCAGCCCTGACGCTGGAGCTGGTGGCCATCGCCGTTTTTGCCGGCTTGGTCCTGGCCATTCCACTGGGTATCGCACGCTCATCCCGGCACTGGTACGTCCGGGCCATGCCCTATGGCTACATCTTCTTCTTCCGTGGCACCCCACTGCTGGTTCAGCTGTTCTTGGTCTACTACGGCCTGGCGCAGTTCGACGCAGTGCGCGAAGGCCCGCTGTGGGCCTATTTGCGCTCGCCCTATTGGTGCGCGGTACTGACCATGACGATGCACACCGCCGCCTATATCGCCGAGATCCTGCGCGGTGCCATCCAGGCCGTGCCACCGGGCGAAGTCGAGGCGGCACGCGCGCTCGGCATGTCACGGGCCAAGACCATGTTCTACATCGTCCTGCCACGCGCCGCGCGCATCGGCCTGCCGGCGTACAGCAACGAAGTGATCTTGATGCTCAAGGCCAGCGCCTTGGCCAGCACCGTGACCCTCCTTGAGCTGACCGGCATGGCGCGCACCATCATTGCTCGCACCTACATGCCGGTGGAAATCTTCTTTGC includes:
- a CDS encoding ABC transporter ATP-binding protein translates to MAEATPALEIRDLHKRYGDLEVLKGISLTARDGDVISILGSSGSGKSTFLRCINLLENPHKGQIIVAGEELKLKAAKNGELVAADSRQINRLRSEIGFVFQNFNLWPHMSVLDNIIEAPRRVLGQSKAEAIEVAEALLTKVGIADKRHVYPNQLSGGQQQRAAIARTLAMQPKVILFDEPTSALDPEMVQEVLNVIRALADEGRTMLLVTHEMGFARQVSSEVVFLHQGLVEEQGSPEQVFDNPNSARCKQFMSSNH
- a CDS encoding ABC transporter substrate-binding protein encodes the protein MQNYKKILLAAAATLAFGTSAVAADKLKLGTEGAYPPFNLIDASGQVGGFDVEIGQALCAKMKTECEVVTSDWDGIIPALNAKKFDFLIASMSITDERKAAVDFTEPYYTNKLQFIAPKGSDFKTDKASLQNKIIGAQRATIAGTWLEDNLDGVVDIKLYDTQENAYLDLTSGRLDGVLADTFVNWEWLKSDAGKGFEFKGDPVFDNDKIGIAVRKGDALREKLNTALAEIVADGTYKKINDKYFPFSIY
- a CDS encoding ABC transporter permease, with amino-acid sequence MTFDLYGFGPALAAGTLMTIKLALSALCLGLVLGLLGALAKTSPYKPLQWLGGTYSTIVRGIPELLWVLLIYFGTVQLMRNLADLLGIESLELNAFAAGTIALGICFGAYATEVFRGAILAIPKGHREAGQALGMSKPRIFWRLILPQMWRISLPGLGNLFMILMKDTALVSVIGLEEIMRRSQIAVTSSKEPFTFYLVAAFIYLSLTVLAMIGMHLMEKRASRGFVRSAS
- a CDS encoding ABC transporter permease — translated: MNWDVIIKWLPRLTEGAALTLELVAIAVFAGLVLAIPLGIARSSRHWYVRAMPYGYIFFFRGTPLLVQLFLVYYGLAQFDAVREGPLWAYLRSPYWCAVLTMTMHTAAYIAEILRGAIQAVPPGEVEAARALGMSRAKTMFYIVLPRAARIGLPAYSNEVILMLKASALASTVTLLELTGMARTIIARTYMPVEIFFAAGMFYLLIAFLLVRGFKLLERWLRVDACQGR